The nucleotide sequence GGCGAACCAGACAACCACGATGATCGACAGCACTCGCGAGCAGGTCAAACGGTTTCTCCACGACTGCGCGCCTGCAACGTCGGGCGTCCATTTCGTGAGCGGCGCGACCGAAGGACTTCGCCGTATCGCGCTGGACTGGCTGGTGCACGAACTCAGGGACGGCGACGAGATCATCGTGCCGTTCGCTGACCATCAAGCCAACGCACTGTGCTGGCTGGAAGCACGAGATCAACTCGCCGCTCAGGGAATCCGGGTCGACGTCCACCCGATGCCATACGAGCCTGAATCGGGTGACTACTGTCAGGAATCGCTTGCTGCGCTGATCAATTCGCGAACCCGATTCATCGCCGCGACGCACGTCCATCACGTGTATGGCGTGGACATGAACGTCCATCGGCTCAGGGAGACCGCGGGACCGGACGTCGTCATCTGCCTCGACGCCGCCCAGAGTGCAGGCCACCTCAACCTGGACGTGTCAGCGGTCGGAGCCGACTTCGTTGTCTTCTCCGGCCACAAAGCAATGGCGATGCCTGGTATCGGGGTGGTGTGGAGCCGAAACCAGCGCGGTGCGGCGTTCGCTCTGAAGGGCTGGTCGGGGAGCCCTCACACCGTGGGCATTCTCAGCCTGTCTGCGGCACTGGATTGGCTGCAGCGCGCAGGACTCCACGACATCGACACGTGGACAACTGGTCTCGGCGCCATCCTCACTGACGCATTGAACCGGCTGGGGTCCTACGAGGTCCTGGGCTGCCAGGCCAGCCTCTCACTCGACTCCCCGGTGCAACGCCGGCAAGGCATAGTGTCGTTCCGCCATCGCAGTATCGACGCACATGACCTCGGATTCGTCCTCGAGAGCCATGGCTTCCTTGTTCGTGCGGACAGTCACTGTCAAGCACGCGACGGAGAAACCGCACCGTCGGTGCGCGTGAGTACCCACGTCTACAACACCGTCGAAGAGATCGTCCGACTCGTCAACTTTCTCACCGAACTGAATGAGGAGCCCTCGTGAGCACCGGCCGCCAGCACACCGTCGCGATCGTCGACGTCTACGCGCCCTCTGTGCGCCTGGCACGGGCATTCGCCGATGCTGGACACAAAGTCATCCGCGTCCAGAGCACCGTCAATGTTCCGCGCGTGTACAAGCCGGGCCTCGACGAATCGCTCCTCCGAGAGATATTCGGCGGGAACATCATTCACGATGCCGATGTGTCAGCAACATTAGATTCCCTAAGCGAGTTCAGCCCTGATGCGGTCATCGCCGGCGGTGAATGCGGTGTAGAGCTTGCCGACCTGCTGAGCGAAACCCTCGCTCTGCCCACCAACGGCACCGCTCACAGCGAGGCGCGACGCAACAAGTTCAATCAGGTTGAGGTTCTGCGCGCTGCAGGGCTGCGCGCGACCCGGCAGATCTTTGTGGAGAGCAGCGAGCACGTTCGGTCGTGGCATAACGCGCTCGGCGGACGGGTCGTCATCAAACCGCTGCGCAGCGCAGGCAACGATGGCGTCCAATTCTGCGATGATCCCGATGAATCGATGCGCGCCTTCGAGGCGATACGCGATGCGGAGAACATCTTCTCCGTCCGTAACGAAGGCGTGGTCGCTCAGGAATATCTTGTGGGCACCGAGTTCGTGGTGAACACCGTGAGCTGTGAGAGCCAGCATCGCGTCACAGATGTCTGGCGGTACACGAAGATGTCAGCTAACGGCGTGGCTGACCGGGTGAGCGCCGCGGTTTCCGTTCCACCTGACCACTCCCGCTACGACGCTCTCACCGCCTATGCCTTCGCAGTGCTCGACGCGCTTGGCATCCAGTTCGGTCCAGCGCACCTCGAAATCATGGACACCGCGGAAGGACCATGCCTCGTAGAAATCGGTGCACGGATTTCTGGAGCGGACACGGCCTATTACGCGATGCTCGCCGGTGGTGAGTCGCAGATCGAGTGGACCATCGAGGCCTACACAGACCCAATGCGATTCAAAGCGCGCTCCCAGACGCCACACGAAGTGCATAACCACGTCGCGATGGTGTTTCTGACATCGCCGCGGCAGGGCGTTCTGCGCGGCTATCCCTTGCTCGCGCATGTTGAGGCACTTGAGAGTTTCCACAACCAGATTCAGATTGTGAAACCTGGGCAACCGATAGCCGTCACGATCTCAGATACCACTGAACCGATGATGATCGGTCTCGCGCACCCCGGGCCATCCGTCCTCGAGCGTGATTTGCTCACCGTCCACTACCTCGACGGTCACGGCTTCTACGACATCGAAATGGGGACCGCGTGAAAGGTTTCGCGCTGTACCGGGAAATGTGGCAGATACCGGGGGCACCCAGCCTTGTCAGCGGGGGTTTCGTCGCGCGGCTGGGACAGGGCGTCACCGTCATAGCGTGGCTGCTGCTAGTACGCGAAACTCGCGGAAGCTACTCGGAAGCAGCGCTTGTCGCGTCAGCAATCTCCCTTGCCACCGCGTGCGCCGCACCGGTGGCGGGTCGGCTCGCCGACCGGTTCAGTGCCAGCAAAGTGCTTCCGTACTATGCAGTTACCTACTCGATGAGCCAGCTCGCACTGCTCGCGGCGGTGCTGACCGGCCAGCCGATGACGCTGCTGGTGACGCTCGCGATCGTTTCCGGTGCGTCATTCCCGCCGGTTTCTCCGGCCGTCCGTGCGACCTGGTCTGTGCTGACGTCACCTGCATCAGGGCGCGCACCGCTGCGGCCCACCGCGATGGCGGCAGAGTCAGCGATGTTCGAATTCGTGTTCGTGATCGGCCCACTGATTCTCTCCACTTCTATCCTCGCCGCAGGGCTGTTCGCCGGCGCGGAATCAGCCGCGCTGAGCGGGCCGGCACTGGCGCTCGGCGGATCAGCAGTATGCACATTGCTCGGCACATTGTGGATTTCGAGGGGTACTGCGATGCGTGCGGCGCGCACGCCGAGCGCGGGGTTCACCCGCGGCCTCGGTCCGCTGCGATCCCGCGGTTTCGTGGTGCTGCTGGT is from Hoyosella subflava DQS3-9A1 and encodes:
- a CDS encoding aminotransferase class V-fold PLP-dependent enzyme is translated as MMHAAVLPAGLAELADWHDELRAQFPQITADPGLAFLDSSATAQKPYAVLESVQDYLRTRNANAGRGSYPWANQTTTMIDSTREQVKRFLHDCAPATSGVHFVSGATEGLRRIALDWLVHELRDGDEIIVPFADHQANALCWLEARDQLAAQGIRVDVHPMPYEPESGDYCQESLAALINSRTRFIAATHVHHVYGVDMNVHRLRETAGPDVVICLDAAQSAGHLNLDVSAVGADFVVFSGHKAMAMPGIGVVWSRNQRGAAFALKGWSGSPHTVGILSLSAALDWLQRAGLHDIDTWTTGLGAILTDALNRLGSYEVLGCQASLSLDSPVQRRQGIVSFRHRSIDAHDLGFVLESHGFLVRADSHCQARDGETAPSVRVSTHVYNTVEEIVRLVNFLTELNEEPS
- a CDS encoding ATP-grasp domain-containing protein yields the protein MSTGRQHTVAIVDVYAPSVRLARAFADAGHKVIRVQSTVNVPRVYKPGLDESLLREIFGGNIIHDADVSATLDSLSEFSPDAVIAGGECGVELADLLSETLALPTNGTAHSEARRNKFNQVEVLRAAGLRATRQIFVESSEHVRSWHNALGGRVVIKPLRSAGNDGVQFCDDPDESMRAFEAIRDAENIFSVRNEGVVAQEYLVGTEFVVNTVSCESQHRVTDVWRYTKMSANGVADRVSAAVSVPPDHSRYDALTAYAFAVLDALGIQFGPAHLEIMDTAEGPCLVEIGARISGADTAYYAMLAGGESQIEWTIEAYTDPMRFKARSQTPHEVHNHVAMVFLTSPRQGVLRGYPLLAHVEALESFHNQIQIVKPGQPIAVTISDTTEPMMIGLAHPGPSVLERDLLTVHYLDGHGFYDIEMGTA
- a CDS encoding MFS transporter, with protein sequence MKGFALYREMWQIPGAPSLVSGGFVARLGQGVTVIAWLLLVRETRGSYSEAALVASAISLATACAAPVAGRLADRFSASKVLPYYAVTYSMSQLALLAAVLTGQPMTLLVTLAIVSGASFPPVSPAVRATWSVLTSPASGRAPLRPTAMAAESAMFEFVFVIGPLILSTSILAAGLFAGAESAALSGPALALGGSAVCTLLGTLWISRGTAMRAARTPSAGFTRGLGPLRSRGFVVLLVSAAGVALSFGAAPVALAAYAEEQHGLSGGAVTGVLIAVWSLGSAAVGLWFGSLRLLAPLRSQYLVLLAGLGAGYALWVVAPSTWLLGVLLVFTGGVIAPALAVTANLVAELTAEAMRNEAYTWLTTTNMAIAALGAATAGFVVEHPPLPTFAAGHNGFLLCAVAVLFALAAAMFVRVPTRGAELQEVAA